One Paracidovorax avenae ATCC 19860 genomic region harbors:
- the recR gene encoding recombination mediator RecR, translating into MASGSDMHSLDALVQALRRLPGVGVKSAQRMAFHLLQHDRQGAEVLSRALHDAAQSVRHCARCHTFTEGEVCSTCLDPSRDASRLAVVETPADQAALERTGAFRGLYFVLMGKLSPLDGIGPKDIGFGKLLERAGDGVVQEVILATNFTAEGEATAHALSETLKARGMHVTRLARGVPVGSELEYVDLGTIAHALVDRR; encoded by the coding sequence ATGGCGTCCGGCTCCGACATGCATTCGCTCGACGCCCTCGTGCAGGCGCTGCGGCGCCTGCCGGGGGTGGGCGTGAAGTCGGCCCAGCGCATGGCGTTCCACCTGCTGCAGCACGACCGGCAGGGCGCCGAAGTGCTGTCGCGCGCGCTGCACGACGCCGCACAGTCGGTGCGGCACTGCGCGCGCTGCCATACCTTCACCGAGGGCGAGGTCTGCTCGACCTGCCTCGATCCGTCGCGCGACGCCTCGCGGCTGGCGGTGGTGGAGACGCCTGCGGACCAGGCCGCGCTCGAGCGCACCGGCGCCTTCCGGGGGCTGTACTTCGTGCTGATGGGCAAGCTGTCGCCGCTGGACGGCATCGGCCCGAAGGACATCGGTTTCGGCAAGCTGCTGGAACGTGCCGGCGACGGCGTGGTCCAGGAAGTCATCCTCGCCACCAATTTCACGGCCGAGGGCGAGGCGACCGCGCATGCCCTCAGCGAAACGCTCAAGGCGCGCGGCATGCACGTGACGCGCCTGGCGCGCGGCGTGCCGGTGGGCAGCGAACTGGAATACGTGGACCTGGGCACCATTGCCCATGCCCTCGTGGACCGGCGGTAG
- a CDS encoding class I SAM-dependent methyltransferase has translation MSDEIIGLHHWFDSPPGRYLLAWEQERYDEMVADVFGFHALQLGMPGLQGLRANRMPHRWLALGAAEALLWPPPAETETGPADGAVRAALLADPVALPFPENSLDLVLLPHALELSVDPHAALREVHRVLMPEGRLVVSGLNPVSLWGLRQRRVRLYQRLGAGGQLYLPDVGEFIGHWRLRDWLRLLNFEIETISFGAYRPAVRSARWLDRYEWLDAVGARWWPILGAAYMVVAVKRVHGMRLLEPSWRTGQAPQARAATVPVAQRAGPQPGGARRGGR, from the coding sequence ATGAGCGACGAAATTATAGGTTTGCACCATTGGTTCGACTCACCGCCCGGCCGCTACCTGCTGGCGTGGGAGCAGGAGCGCTACGACGAGATGGTGGCCGACGTGTTCGGCTTCCATGCGCTGCAGCTGGGCATGCCCGGCCTGCAGGGGCTGCGGGCCAACCGCATGCCGCACCGCTGGCTGGCGCTCGGCGCTGCCGAAGCGTTGCTGTGGCCGCCGCCGGCCGAGACCGAAACCGGACCGGCGGACGGCGCCGTCCGCGCGGCGTTGCTGGCCGACCCGGTGGCGCTGCCGTTTCCGGAAAACAGCCTCGACCTGGTGCTGCTGCCGCACGCGCTGGAGCTCAGCGTGGATCCGCATGCCGCGCTGCGCGAGGTACACCGGGTGCTGATGCCGGAAGGGCGGCTGGTGGTGAGCGGGCTCAATCCCGTGAGCCTCTGGGGCCTGCGCCAGCGCCGCGTGCGGCTGTACCAGCGCCTTGGGGCCGGGGGACAGCTCTACCTGCCCGACGTGGGTGAGTTCATCGGCCACTGGCGGCTGCGCGACTGGCTGCGGCTGCTGAACTTCGAAATCGAGACCATCAGCTTCGGTGCCTACCGTCCTGCGGTGCGCAGCGCGCGCTGGCTCGACCGGTACGAATGGCTGGATGCCGTGGGGGCGCGCTGGTGGCCGATACTCGGGGCCGCCTACATGGTGGTGGCCGTCAAGCGCGTGCATGGCATGCGCCTGCTGGAGCCGTCCTGGCGCACCGGCCAGGCGCCGCAGGCGCGCGCCGCGACCGTGCCGGTGGCGCAGCGCGCTGGGCCGCAGCCCGGCGGCGCGCGACGGGGCGGCCGGTGA
- the gloB gene encoding hydroxyacylglutathione hydrolase has product MNLLPLPAFTDNYIWMLHDGRSAAVVDPGEAGPVLQALQRHGLALQAILVTHHHGDHVGGVAALREATGALVYGPARESIPQPAQPLADGGTLQVLGLQFSVIDVPGHTAGHIAYYAADAAGGPLLFCGDTLFSGGCGRLFEGTPAQMQHSLDRLGALPPETRVCCAHEYTLSNLAFARAVEPGNTALLQYSHDCEALRAAGQPTLPSRLGTEHAVNPFLRTREPGVARAAQAFAPGTDTADPASVLAALRQWKNEFRPT; this is encoded by the coding sequence ATGAACTTGCTGCCGCTGCCCGCTTTCACCGACAACTACATCTGGATGCTGCATGACGGCCGCTCGGCCGCCGTGGTCGATCCAGGGGAGGCCGGCCCGGTGCTGCAGGCCCTGCAGCGCCATGGCCTGGCACTGCAGGCGATTCTAGTCACGCACCACCACGGCGATCATGTCGGCGGCGTGGCGGCGCTGCGCGAGGCCACCGGCGCACTGGTGTACGGCCCGGCGCGCGAGTCGATCCCGCAGCCGGCGCAGCCGCTGGCCGATGGCGGCACGCTGCAGGTGCTGGGCCTGCAATTCTCGGTGATCGACGTGCCCGGCCACACGGCAGGGCACATCGCCTACTACGCCGCGGACGCCGCGGGCGGCCCGCTGCTCTTCTGCGGCGACACGCTGTTCTCGGGCGGGTGCGGCCGGCTCTTCGAGGGCACGCCCGCCCAGATGCAGCATTCGCTCGACCGGCTCGGCGCGCTGCCGCCGGAGACACGGGTGTGCTGCGCCCACGAATACACACTTTCGAACCTCGCTTTCGCGCGGGCCGTGGAACCCGGCAACACGGCGCTGCTCCAGTACAGCCATGACTGCGAGGCGCTCCGCGCCGCCGGGCAGCCCACCCTGCCCTCGCGGCTCGGCACGGAGCATGCCGTGAACCCCTTCCTGAGGACGCGGGAGCCCGGCGTGGCCCGTGCGGCTCAGGCTTTCGCACCAGGCACCGACACCGCCGACCCGGCCTCGGTGCTGGCGGCGCTGCGCCAGTGGAAAAACGAATTCCGACCGACCTGA
- a CDS encoding transglycosylase SLT domain-containing protein codes for MKLLHILGLASVLWLTGCAAPGTPGKDAPATPSSTTGGTAPTPPTAGSPPLRPITAADASHFGVASLAAPTDLWDRIRRGFAMPDLDQDLVRDRELWYASRPDYMQRMTERSSKYLFHIVEELELRGMPTELALLPYIESAFNPMAVSSAKAVGMWQFMPATGSDYQLKQNAFRDDRRDVLASTRAALDYLQRLYGMFGDWHLALAAYNWGEGNVSRAIARNQKMGLGTSYTELNMPAETRLYVPKLQAVKNIVAHPERFNTELPLIENHPYFQTVDITRDIDVSLVASLAGVREQDFRELNPSLHKPIILAAGMPQILLPWDNAQVFRKNLEAYTEGQYASWTVWSVPTTMSVSAAAQRVGMSEADLRNVNKIPPRMLIKAGSALMVPRGNATQADVPGQLADNGQVAFTPEIVTRRTTVRAGKRDSVATIARRYKVTTADVATWNDVKSTASFKAGEAVVVYLPVRMTSGASASSGNRSSRQSAAPSKGTAKKASAPAPSRKGGTPSRVKKR; via the coding sequence ATGAAACTCCTGCACATCCTGGGCCTCGCGAGCGTGCTCTGGCTCACCGGCTGCGCGGCGCCCGGCACCCCCGGCAAGGACGCCCCGGCCACCCCCTCCAGCACGACGGGCGGCACCGCGCCCACCCCGCCCACGGCCGGCTCGCCTCCGCTGCGTCCCATCACCGCCGCGGACGCAAGCCACTTCGGCGTGGCCTCGCTGGCCGCGCCCACCGACCTGTGGGACCGCATCCGCCGCGGCTTCGCCATGCCGGACCTTGACCAGGACCTGGTGCGCGACCGCGAGCTCTGGTATGCGAGCCGCCCCGACTACATGCAGCGCATGACCGAGCGCTCCAGCAAGTACCTCTTCCATATCGTGGAGGAACTGGAGTTGCGCGGCATGCCCACCGAATTGGCGCTGCTGCCCTACATCGAGAGCGCCTTCAACCCCATGGCGGTGTCCAGCGCCAAGGCCGTGGGCATGTGGCAGTTCATGCCCGCCACCGGCAGCGACTACCAGCTCAAGCAGAACGCCTTCCGCGACGACCGGCGCGACGTGCTCGCTTCCACCCGCGCGGCGCTGGACTACCTGCAACGGCTCTACGGCATGTTCGGCGACTGGCACCTGGCCCTGGCCGCCTACAACTGGGGCGAAGGCAACGTGAGCCGCGCCATCGCGCGCAACCAGAAGATGGGCCTGGGCACCAGTTACACCGAGCTGAACATGCCGGCAGAAACCCGCCTGTACGTGCCCAAGCTGCAGGCGGTGAAGAACATCGTCGCGCACCCGGAGCGGTTCAACACCGAGCTGCCGCTCATCGAGAACCATCCCTACTTCCAGACGGTGGACATCACCCGCGACATCGACGTTTCGCTGGTGGCCAGCCTGGCGGGCGTGCGCGAGCAGGATTTCCGCGAACTCAATCCCTCGCTGCACAAGCCCATCATCCTCGCGGCCGGCATGCCGCAGATCCTGCTGCCCTGGGACAACGCGCAGGTCTTCCGCAAGAACCTGGAGGCCTACACCGAAGGCCAGTACGCGAGCTGGACGGTCTGGAGCGTGCCGACCACGATGAGCGTGTCGGCGGCGGCGCAGCGCGTCGGCATGAGCGAGGCCGACCTGCGCAACGTGAACAAGATTCCGCCGCGCATGCTCATCAAGGCCGGCTCGGCCCTGATGGTGCCCCGCGGCAACGCGACGCAGGCAGACGTGCCCGGGCAACTGGCCGACAACGGCCAGGTCGCCTTCACTCCCGAGATCGTCACCCGCCGCACCACGGTGCGCGCCGGCAAGCGCGACTCGGTGGCCACCATCGCCCGGCGCTACAAGGTCACCACCGCGGACGTCGCGACCTGGAACGATGTGAAATCCACCGCGTCGTTCAAGGCCGGCGAGGCCGTGGTGGTGTATCTGCCGGTGCGCATGACCTCCGGCGCCTCGGCCAGCAGCGGCAACCGCAGCAGCCGCCAGTCGGCCGCGCCGTCGAAGGGCACTGCGAAGAAGGCTTCGGCGCCCGCGCCGTCCCGCAAGGGCGGGACCCCGTCGCGCGTGAAAAAACGCTGA
- the rnhA gene encoding ribonuclease HI, translating into MNQVVIYTDGACKGNPGPGGWGVVLRSGALEKELFGGELGTTNNRMELLAVIEALGALKRPCAVTLYLDSQYVRKGITEWIQGWKKKGWRTASGQPVKNVELWKRLDDLVAGGGHVIDWRWVKGHAGDPGNERADALANKGVDKALGRA; encoded by the coding sequence TTGAATCAGGTTGTGATCTATACCGACGGGGCCTGCAAGGGCAATCCGGGACCCGGCGGCTGGGGTGTGGTGCTGCGCTCGGGCGCGTTGGAAAAGGAGTTGTTCGGGGGGGAGCTGGGCACGACCAACAACCGCATGGAACTGCTGGCCGTGATCGAGGCCCTGGGTGCGCTCAAGCGCCCGTGCGCGGTCACGCTCTACCTCGACAGCCAGTACGTGCGCAAGGGCATCACGGAGTGGATCCAGGGGTGGAAGAAAAAGGGCTGGCGAACGGCATCCGGCCAGCCCGTGAAGAACGTGGAGCTGTGGAAGCGGCTCGATGACCTGGTGGCCGGTGGCGGCCATGTGATCGACTGGCGGTGGGTGAAGGGCCATGCGGGCGACCCCGGCAACGAACGCGCGGACGCACTCGCCAACAAGGGCGTGGACAAGGCCCTGGGACGGGCCTAG
- the mobA gene encoding molybdenum cofactor guanylyltransferase MobA: protein MIGRADIAGIVLAGGQGSRMGGLDKGLQPFRGRPLAAVALERLRPQAAPGKLSVSANRHLDRYAALGVPVLGDALPGHPGPLAGILAGLQWCGTPWLLAVPCDTPCFPPDLGDRLAEAAMAAGADIAIAAAPEAVPAGPPAAGPAPLRRHPVACLLRAGLQDDLRGYLDGGGRKVLDWMGRHALATATFDRPGDDPHAFRNANTLDELHRLETDTA, encoded by the coding sequence GTGATCGGCCGTGCGGACATCGCCGGCATCGTCCTGGCCGGCGGCCAGGGCTCGCGCATGGGCGGGCTGGACAAGGGACTGCAGCCCTTCCGGGGCCGGCCGCTCGCCGCGGTCGCGCTGGAGCGGCTGCGCCCGCAGGCTGCGCCCGGAAAGCTCTCGGTCAGCGCCAACCGCCACCTGGACCGTTACGCCGCACTCGGCGTGCCCGTGCTGGGTGACGCCCTGCCCGGCCATCCCGGGCCCCTGGCCGGCATCCTGGCAGGCCTGCAATGGTGCGGCACGCCCTGGCTGCTGGCCGTCCCCTGCGATACGCCCTGCTTCCCGCCCGACCTTGGCGACCGGCTGGCCGAAGCCGCCATGGCAGCGGGCGCGGACATCGCCATCGCGGCAGCCCCCGAAGCCGTGCCGGCCGGCCCCCCTGCCGCCGGGCCGGCACCGCTGCGCCGGCACCCGGTGGCCTGCCTGCTGCGCGCGGGCCTGCAGGACGACCTGCGGGGCTACCTGGACGGCGGCGGGCGCAAGGTGCTGGACTGGATGGGCCGACACGCCCTGGCCACGGCCACCTTCGACCGGCCGGGAGACGACCCGCACGCCTTCCGCAACGCCAACACCCTGGACGAACTGCACCGCCTGGAAACCGACACGGCATGA
- a CDS encoding GNAT family N-acetyltransferase: protein MNPTAPALSVSGGPSGPSGTPAARIGLLDASHAAAYKALRDAALLATPEAFTSDYASAVGRPAESYAARFGTPGSGLFFLGAFDAASGELLGSVGCERQERLQQRHCALVIAMMVAPHAQRRGIGRQLLRACIEYAMQMDGLELLELSVTAVNGNAVRLYESEGFRPWGLLPGAIRVAGIPYDKLHMYRLLPRAT, encoded by the coding sequence ATGAACCCGACCGCCCCTGCCCTTTCCGTGTCCGGCGGCCCCTCCGGGCCATCCGGGACGCCGGCCGCGCGCATCGGCCTGCTGGACGCCTCCCATGCAGCGGCCTACAAAGCGCTGCGGGATGCCGCGCTGCTCGCCACACCGGAGGCCTTCACGTCGGACTACGCCAGTGCGGTCGGCAGGCCGGCCGAATCCTATGCGGCACGCTTCGGCACGCCAGGCTCGGGCCTCTTCTTTCTCGGTGCATTCGATGCAGCTTCCGGCGAACTGCTCGGCAGCGTGGGTTGCGAGCGACAGGAGCGCCTGCAGCAGCGGCACTGCGCCCTGGTGATCGCCATGATGGTCGCCCCGCACGCCCAGCGGCGCGGCATCGGCCGGCAACTGCTGCGCGCCTGCATCGAATACGCCATGCAGATGGACGGGCTCGAACTGCTGGAACTGTCGGTGACCGCCGTCAACGGGAACGCCGTGCGGCTCTACGAGAGCGAGGGCTTCCGCCCCTGGGGCCTGTTGCCGGGCGCCATCCGGGTGGCCGGCATCCCCTACGACAAGCTTCACATGTACCGCCTGCTGCCCCGAGCCACATGA
- a CDS encoding DUF3096 domain-containing protein — protein MTLNLSIGPLVALIAGILILVMPRLLNFIVAIYLILIGVLGLVGMHNLRI, from the coding sequence ATGACACTGAACCTCAGCATCGGCCCGCTCGTGGCCCTCATCGCCGGCATCCTCATCCTGGTGATGCCCCGCCTGCTCAACTTCATCGTGGCGATCTACCTCATCCTCATCGGCGTGCTCGGGCTGGTAGGCATGCACAACCTGAGGATCTGA
- a CDS encoding thioredoxin family protein, translating to MPYTAQHLAEAPTREDIDRLQGASVLEFGTPWCGYCQRAQPLIEAALKDHDAIQHIKVEDGPGRPLGRSFGVKLWPTLVFLRDGKEIDRVVRPQDAAALQPGMQAIAHAPAISIGPA from the coding sequence ATGCCCTATACCGCCCAGCACCTCGCCGAAGCCCCCACGCGGGAGGACATCGACCGCCTGCAGGGCGCGTCCGTCCTGGAGTTCGGCACGCCCTGGTGCGGCTACTGCCAGCGCGCGCAGCCGCTGATCGAAGCTGCCCTCAAGGACCACGATGCCATACAGCACATCAAGGTCGAGGACGGCCCGGGCCGGCCGCTGGGCCGCAGCTTCGGCGTGAAGCTCTGGCCCACCCTGGTCTTCCTGCGCGACGGCAAGGAGATCGACCGCGTGGTCCGCCCGCAGGACGCGGCGGCCCTGCAGCCGGGCATGCAGGCCATCGCCCATGCGCCGGCCATCAGCATCGGTCCGGCCTGA
- a CDS encoding YbaB/EbfC family nucleoid-associated protein, which translates to MFNKGQLAGLMKQAQAMQDNLKKAQDELALIEVEGESGAGLVKVLMTCKHDVKRVTIDPSLLSDDKDMLEDLVAAAFNAAVRKAEETSQEKMGKLTAGMPGMPPGMKFPF; encoded by the coding sequence ATGTTCAACAAAGGACAACTCGCCGGCCTCATGAAGCAGGCCCAGGCCATGCAGGACAACCTGAAGAAGGCCCAGGACGAACTCGCCCTGATCGAGGTCGAGGGCGAGTCCGGCGCCGGCCTCGTCAAGGTGCTGATGACCTGCAAGCACGACGTGAAGCGCGTCACCATCGACCCGAGCCTGCTGTCGGACGACAAGGACATGCTGGAAGACCTGGTGGCCGCCGCCTTCAATGCCGCAGTGCGCAAGGCCGAGGAAACCTCGCAGGAGAAGATGGGCAAGCTGACCGCGGGCATGCCCGGCATGCCGCCCGGCATGAAGTTCCCGTTCTGA
- a CDS encoding MAPEG family protein, giving the protein MNSLHIARFTVAYWCVFAMALMPIACAMLAKRGGFRAADNRDPRGWAARQTDWRARALAAQANTFECLPFFIGAVIVAHQLGAAQTLLDLLALAFVMLRMFYVLMYVSDMPTIRSAVWLGAFAVNAAIFFLGYR; this is encoded by the coding sequence ATGAATTCCCTGCACATCGCCCGCTTCACCGTGGCGTACTGGTGCGTTTTCGCGATGGCGCTCATGCCGATCGCCTGTGCCATGCTCGCCAAGCGCGGCGGATTCAGGGCTGCGGACAACCGCGATCCGCGCGGCTGGGCTGCGCGGCAGACCGACTGGCGCGCCCGGGCGCTCGCAGCGCAGGCCAATACCTTCGAGTGCCTGCCGTTCTTCATCGGCGCGGTGATCGTCGCGCACCAGCTCGGTGCCGCGCAGACCTTGCTGGACCTGCTGGCCCTGGCGTTCGTGATGCTGCGGATGTTCTATGTGCTGATGTACGTCTCCGACATGCCCACCATCCGCAGCGCCGTCTGGCTCGGGGCCTTCGCGGTCAACGCGGCCATTTTCTTCCTCGGCTACCGCTGA
- the moeA gene encoding molybdopterin molybdotransferase MoeA, with amino-acid sequence MSPTTFRPGDTPPLSASPATSPAATVAHDLPVDAVHARLAALVEPVRGIEEVGIFAALDRILAEDVVSPMDVPPRDNSAMDGFAFDGAALVDGQPLTLQVAGTVLAGHRWQGGLGPGQCLRIMTGAVMPHGADTVVPQEAILTAPPSGGPESITIPAGVVRRGDHRRRAGEDLARGRTALAKGTRLAPAALGLLASLGQDTVPVVRRLRVAVFSTGDEILSLGTPWREGAVYDSNRYTLFGLLARMGVEAVDLGAVPDEPQALESTLRAAAAAARADAIVTSGGVSTGVADHTRTLLDQLGQVEFWRIAMRPGRPMAAGRIPRPEGAASSEAGADGGAVLFALPGNPVAAMVAFLVFVRPALWRMMGCEPMAPPALRALAAEPLHKRPGRTEYQRGIVFQDADGALRVRTTGPQGSGLLSSMVQAHGLILLPHARGPVAVGEPVDVLLFDGML; translated from the coding sequence ATGAGCCCCACGACCTTCCGCCCAGGCGACACGCCACCCCTATCGGCGTCGCCCGCCACGTCCCCGGCAGCCACCGTGGCGCACGACCTGCCCGTGGACGCCGTGCATGCGCGGCTCGCCGCACTCGTCGAACCGGTGCGCGGCATCGAAGAGGTGGGCATCTTCGCCGCGCTCGACCGCATCCTCGCCGAGGACGTCGTCTCGCCCATGGACGTACCTCCGCGCGACAACTCCGCCATGGACGGCTTCGCCTTCGACGGCGCTGCCCTGGTGGACGGGCAGCCGCTGACCCTGCAGGTGGCCGGCACCGTCCTCGCCGGCCACCGTTGGCAGGGGGGCCTCGGGCCGGGCCAGTGCCTGCGCATCATGACCGGCGCAGTGATGCCGCACGGAGCCGACACCGTGGTTCCCCAGGAAGCCATCCTCACCGCGCCCCCCTCGGGCGGGCCGGAGAGCATCACCATTCCCGCGGGCGTGGTCCGCCGGGGCGACCACCGCCGGCGCGCGGGCGAAGACCTGGCGCGCGGCCGGACCGCCCTCGCCAAGGGAACCCGGCTCGCGCCGGCCGCGCTCGGGCTGCTGGCGAGCCTCGGGCAGGACACGGTGCCCGTCGTGCGCCGCCTGCGGGTGGCGGTCTTCTCCACGGGGGACGAGATCCTCAGCCTGGGAACGCCCTGGCGCGAAGGGGCGGTGTACGACAGCAATCGCTACACCCTGTTCGGGCTGCTGGCACGCATGGGCGTGGAGGCCGTCGACCTCGGCGCCGTTCCGGACGAGCCGCAGGCCCTGGAATCCACGCTGCGCGCGGCGGCGGCGGCGGCGCGTGCCGACGCCATCGTCACCAGCGGTGGCGTCAGCACGGGTGTCGCCGACCACACGCGCACGCTGCTCGACCAGCTCGGCCAGGTGGAGTTCTGGCGCATCGCCATGCGGCCGGGCCGCCCGATGGCCGCGGGCCGCATCCCGCGCCCGGAGGGGGCCGCCAGCAGCGAAGCCGGAGCGGACGGCGGCGCCGTGCTGTTCGCGCTGCCCGGCAATCCCGTGGCGGCGATGGTGGCTTTTCTCGTCTTCGTGCGGCCGGCGCTGTGGCGGATGATGGGCTGCGAGCCCATGGCACCGCCCGCGTTGCGCGCCCTCGCGGCCGAACCGCTGCACAAGCGCCCCGGACGCACCGAATACCAGCGCGGCATCGTCTTCCAGGATGCGGACGGCGCCCTGCGCGTGCGCACCACCGGGCCACAGGGCTCCGGACTGCTGAGCTCCATGGTGCAGGCCCACGGGCTCATCCTGCTGCCGCACGCCCGCGGTCCTGTCGCCGTGGGCGAGCCGGTGGACGTGCTGTTGTTTGACGGCATGCTCTGA
- a CDS encoding ABC transporter substrate-binding protein, whose product MTPPSFSRRRLGAMALSLPLAGLAGGGAQALVPQFGVASRGQVRVAVGGAGLLYYLPLTVAWQLGFFRAEGLDVVIQDYAGGALALQAVQQGAADVCCGGYDHTLRRQLHGHDDCALVLLGRAPQLAFAASTRGWPMRSVQSFKGLRVGVTAAGSSTHMLAQLALSQNGASLEYISFVGVGASGRGALAALRQGRIHALCHADPVVSVLEQHGEVRLLCDTRTLKASQELFGGTMPASSLYAPRAFVQQNAAVSQALVHAMVHALKWLQTASAADLMRVVPQDDLLGDRSAYMAAFHKVRDTFSPDGMMPDDGPATALRALARLRPEWAASKVELGRTYTNEYARKAKAKFNA is encoded by the coding sequence ATGACTCCGCCGTCCTTCAGCCGCCGCCGCCTGGGCGCCATGGCCCTGTCCCTGCCCCTGGCAGGTCTGGCAGGTGGTGGTGCGCAGGCACTGGTGCCTCAGTTCGGCGTGGCATCCCGGGGGCAGGTGCGCGTGGCCGTGGGCGGTGCAGGCCTGCTCTACTACCTGCCCCTCACCGTGGCATGGCAGCTGGGCTTCTTCCGTGCAGAGGGCCTGGACGTGGTCATCCAGGACTACGCCGGGGGCGCGCTCGCGCTGCAGGCGGTGCAGCAGGGCGCTGCGGATGTGTGCTGCGGGGGCTACGACCATACGCTGCGCCGGCAATTGCACGGGCACGATGACTGCGCCCTGGTGTTGCTGGGTCGGGCCCCGCAACTGGCGTTCGCTGCCTCCACGCGCGGCTGGCCCATGCGGAGCGTGCAGAGCTTCAAGGGCCTGCGGGTGGGGGTCACGGCGGCCGGCTCGTCCACGCACATGCTGGCACAGCTGGCCCTGTCGCAGAATGGTGCGTCGCTGGAGTACATCTCCTTCGTGGGCGTGGGCGCCTCGGGCCGCGGCGCGCTGGCCGCGCTCCGGCAGGGCCGCATCCATGCGCTGTGCCATGCCGATCCCGTGGTGAGCGTGCTCGAGCAGCACGGAGAGGTGCGGCTGCTCTGCGACACGCGCACCCTCAAGGCGTCGCAGGAACTCTTCGGCGGCACCATGCCGGCATCCAGCCTGTATGCGCCCCGGGCGTTCGTGCAGCAGAATGCCGCCGTGTCGCAGGCGCTCGTGCATGCCATGGTGCATGCGCTCAAGTGGCTGCAGACGGCCAGCGCCGCGGACCTCATGCGCGTGGTGCCGCAGGACGACCTGCTGGGCGACCGCAGCGCCTACATGGCCGCGTTCCACAAGGTGCGCGACACCTTCTCCCCGGACGGCATGATGCCCGACGACGGCCCCGCCACGGCCCTGCGCGCGCTGGCGCGGCTGCGGCCGGAATGGGCGGCCTCCAAGGTGGAGCTGGGGCGCACCTACACCAATGAATACGCGCGCAAGGCCAAGGCGAAGTTCAACGCCTGA